The sequence TTGCTCGCCGCGGAATCCCGATTGGGTGTGGGGGGATGGGCTGATCTCCTTCCGAGAACCGGGAGCTCGGATGCGTCGAGTTGGTTTTGTGCTCCTTTTGCTTTCCCTTTTTCTGGATTCGGGTTTCCATATTGGAAGGTTTCTTGATCTCGATTTCGTGGCGAGAGCTGGTTGCTGAATCTTATATAgctttccttcttcttcttcttctagcgGTTGCTACAGATGCGTTGAGCTTTGGTTAATCTATCCGGCGAGAGATAATGGGCGAGCTTGCTGATCTCGTTGTCgtgccgtcgcagccgccgctcgccggcggccggcgggacaggctggcggcgctgctggagctcgcggcggcggatgaTGTTGATGGGCTCAGGGGGGCGCTcgcggagggaggcgaggaggcggcggagttgGCTGATGGGGTCGGGCTGTGGTATGGTCGGAGCAAGGCGTACGAGGCGCGCACGCCGctgatggtggcggcgacgtaCGGCAGCGCCGGGGTGGTCTCGCTGCTGGTGGGCCTCGGCGGTTGCGTCGACGTCAACCGTCGCCCTGGAGCCGACGGCGCCACCGCGCTCCACTGCGCCGCCTCCGGTGGCTCGCGCAACGCCGTCGCTGTTGTCAAGCTGCTTTTGGCCGCTGGCGCCGATCCGGCCACCCCCGATTCCGCCGGCCGCTTCCCCGCCGACGTCATCCTagctcctccggcttcgccagATGCCCTTGGCGATCTCGAGGtgctcctcggccgccgccgagcactcGCCGTGGCGACCTCGGTGGCTTCAGGTTCGTCATCCCCTCCGCTCTCGTCCTCACCAGATGAGGGCAACAGGTCGCCCTCGTCGCGTTCGTCGTCGCTGTCTCCCATCACTGTGGATCGTGGGAAGAAGGAGTATCCGGTGGATCCAACTCTGCCGGACATCAAGAGCAGCGTGTATGCTTCGGATGAGTTCCGCATGTTTGCGTTCAAGGTCCGGCCCTGCTCCCGTGCCTACTCACACGACTGGACTGAGTGCCCGTTTGTGCACCCCGGCGAGAACGCCCGCCGCCGTGATCCCCGCAAGCACCCATACACTGCTGTGCCTTGCCCCAACTTTCGCCGGCCTGGTGGCTGCCCTAGCGGCGATAGCTGTGAGTTCTCGCATGGCGTGTTTGAGAGCTGGCTACACCCATCACAGTATCGCACAAGGCTCTGCAAGGAGGGAGCAGCTTGCGCCCGTCGCATTTGCTTCTTTGCCCATGATGAGGATGAGCTCCGCCATGTGCCTCACAACAGTGGTGCCGGCCTGCTGTCTCCCCGCGCTTCTTCATCCATTGATATGACTGCTGCAGCTGCGCTCGGGCTTCTTCCAGGTTCTCCTACCAGACACTTTGCACCGCCCCCTGTGTCACCATCTGCTGGGAGCAATGGaggagctgctgctgcgcaTTGGCTCCAAGGCAGTAGGCTGCGTTCTTCTTTCAATGCAAGGGATGCTGCTGTTGATGACCTTGGCATGCTCCTCGAATGGGAATCACAATACCTTGGGGCACTCTGCCTGCCACCCAGCAGCCGCCCCCAACCACGCCTTTCAGCTGGTCTTAGTATCAGGCCAACAATTGCTCCATCCAATCTTGAAGACATGTATGCTTCAGACATGGCAATGTCTCCGAGGTTCCCTAATGACCAAGGTCACTCAGTCTACTCACCAGCCCACAAATCAGCCCTCCTCAACAAGCTTCATCAACAGAAGGGCCTCTTATCACCTGTTAACACCAACAGAATGTACTCCCCAAGGGCTCTTGATCCGTCATCTTTGGCACATTCTCCATTTGGTGGCATGTCTCCCCGGTCCCCCCGTACCGTGGAACCTACATCACCCCTAAGTGCTCGTGTAGGAGCCCCTGCCACACAGCGTGAGATGTTTGAGCAATTCACTTCCTTGAATAAGCATCAGCTGCCTTCTGTTGGTTCACCACGGAATTCCACTGCTTGGGGCACCGTGGGGTCCCCGATGGGTAAGGTTGACTGGGGTGTCGATAGCGAGGAGCTAGTCCGCTTGAGACGCCCTGCACAACCAGGGTTTGGAGAAGATGAGACAGATGTATCATGGGTGCAGTCACTGGTAAGCAATGCTGAGCTTAATGGCAAGAGGGGCGAAGTACAAGGCATGCCTGGTACTTCTGCATTGATGAACAGGCCTGACCTGAACAATCAGGGTGACTTGTTGGACCAGACGGTGATCGGTGCTTGGCTTGAGCAGATGCACCTGGATCAGAAGTGATTTCCAAGGGAAGCCATGAAGTCACAAAGTGGATGAAGCCTTTATTTTGCCAAGGTTATTTACCAAAGAATAGTTGTTGGTCCtagtaaataataatttattctttttaattCTTGAAATTTTTGGTGGGCAAAGTCAGAGATGGTGGTCAAGTTCAACAAAACATTTGGTCACAGATTGGTAGCTGAAATCAGTTCCAGAGATTGGTAAACAACCTCATTACTTGGGGTCCTAACTAGTATTCTTTTGATTAGCTCAGATGAGTCTTTATTTTAGTGGGTTAAAATTCATATGTTCCCCATGGTTATTATGTCCATGATCTCTTCCTAACAAAAGAGAGATTATAATTGTCCATTTTTCATTTATCAATGAATGATTTTGTTAAAACAATGTAAGTTACATTCTTAATTTTTTCTCTGTTCAATGGAATTACCTTCCTTGGTTAGTCCTCTATTGGATTGTGTTTTGATGCGCTTTCTGACTGTTCCTATCAATGTTTGAGACATGGGAATGGGCCACTGCCATAAAATTGTGTGCATAACCATAGTTGGAAATTTGACCTGGCTAGGCAAAGGCAGACACATCTAACTGCTCCCAAAAATATTCATTAGGTGGAACAATGGAAGGTTCGTTCTCCATGATTGTTATCCATGAAACcagtattatatttatttatttactaaaaaaaatgcccgtgcgttgtaatGGGTGAggactattttaatcttattattgttgtatTGTTTAGCTAAAGTGAAATTCTgggaattcacttggatatttttcttacaaaattataagatacaattaggagtccgatcatctcatgTTAGCCCGCGAATTTGtttaaagagattttttttatgcaactccttttgtatttcaagtatacgaacttaaaaaccgactcaaatacgttccaaaagcgaatgacttaaaaaccgactcaaacacgatgacttaaaaaccgactcaaacacgatGACGCACCAAAGtactgtatttccaaaagcgaattgacttaaaaaccaactcaaacacgaTGACGCACTAAAGTACGGGTAAAAAAtaacttcaatttttataatagtagatatttttataatagtagggATAGAGATTACTGCGTGTTCTGCAAATATGGTCGGCTGTTTTCTCTATGATCTACTCGGAGTAAGCCTGATGTGTGGTTAATGCCCTCGGATTATTCCTCAAATCAGATTTATTTTCTCCATTCATGCGACTTAAATTGTTCTCCACGAAACTCACGCTAAGGGCAATAGTTTGTGTTAAGAGACCTCAATTCATGTTTGAACTCTGTAATCTGAAGTTCTGTAAGTTTACAATCGACTGCAGTTTTTCCCTTTTTGGCCAAAATTGAATAGTAATTAACTGCGTTGATCGGTCTTGTGTGAAATGAGATGCATTCATTTTCACATCAAACCAGGCAGACAGAAAAACATTTACAGAACCTCATTTGTACTAGGGGAACACATCCTTGCACACAAATTTCCCCTGTACACTCCGTGCAGATCAACTAGCAAGTATGTTTCCTTGTACTAGATGCAAAATCTGAAACGTTAAATTACCACATCTCATGCCAACAGAATAAGTGGTTTGATAGTGTCGATCTAGCTTAAGCGACACATAACCTGTCATGCTCATATTCACATTCCACTAACAAGCTGGAAATCCCATGAAAAATACAAAGCTGGAAACCCCTAAATAAATAAGCTGGAAAGATAATCTAAATAAACATTACTGTAGCACATCGACACAAATGTATTTGCTGTGCCCTTGCTAAACACACTTAAGAAACTGATGAAGTCAAGCTCATGTTTCATTTCTGGGGGTGCCAGCCTCTTCCGTTGTGGTTGAATTTGGCCCTTCGATCGCTGCTCTGACCGCTTCTGATTGTTCAGGACCGTTTATTATATAATTTGCTGGTCCAAACATAAGTAGCACAGTTTAGTTTGCATTGAAGCTGAAGGTTTTAGTGCAAAATAAGATGCATAGCATACTAATGTATATGGAGTGCTGACATAACACAGGACAAAAGCAAATAGGATGTTGCACGGACTACTAAAGCTTGCAATATTAAGGTGATGAACTTAATGTCTATAGTTTAAAATGGTAAAGGACTGAGTGCAGATGATTGAGACCTTGAATGAGACAAACACAAGACATAAGAGATAAGCTATGAAATCGTGACGCTGATGACAAGTCCACAGAAATGCTCAAAACTAAGCTAAATAAATTGAGGTCCCAATTCATCTCGCTATTTTATCATCTGCTCCCAGTTGTTACCACAGTTCCTAGTTTTTTGTTGAAGCAGAGGTTTGTCAGTCTAGAGAATCGATTTCAAGTTCTGTACCTGTTGAAGCACCCCTGGCGGCCATGTGCTCTATGAAATGGATCTCATCTTCATGGCTGCTCACGAACTTGTTCTGGTTTGATTAGTGGCAATATGATTTGCATCAGAAATACATTCACGAAAAAATGCCTAAAGAAATGCATACTAGAAGCAGATACTTACTAGTTCCTTCGATAGAATATTTAGGATTCTATCGATTTTTGCTTGATGTTTCAGGAAAAACGGCCGCATATACCTTCTATATACATGCTTTGCTCCCTAAGTAAACAATAACACCATTATCAGCATGTACAGAAAATCAAATTTTCTAGTTCACCATTCATCGATGCAGATGTATCAAGTGCCAAACATAGGTCACACCAGTCAACAACCTTACAACCATCCAGAGGAACAATAGAACAAATCTAGCCACAAACATTGAAATAATGTTTAGCTAGACCAAAAGAATAAAATGTTTCCTAAGCGATTGACAGAAGACAATGCCAATTGAACAATGATATCAAGAAACTATAATCACAGGTTTTCATCTAGATGATCACAGCAAGTGcttgaaatggaaaaaaaattgggcaaAGCGATGCACAGGgaacatatgcaatgaacaTACTGATTGAGCTATCATATAGCCAAGACTCAAAATGCTCCGGGATGGATTGTCCTACCAGATATATGGAACTTGTCAATCACACGTGTCATGTCTAGATACCACTGACCAAATAACCATCTGACCTGACCCTGTTAGAGACTATATTCTCCCCTTGATTTTGCCATTTTGGGTTCATGTTCATATAAAACGTTTGTCATGTGGTTTTCAGATAATGAATACCATAATAATATTCTTCAGTTCAGGTCTTATTTCTTGATAGCAAGAACATAGTAATGCTTTCTCTTTGGTCAATTATGTAGAAATATGAAAATATGAGGAAACATTTTAAGATCAGAGAGAaaggggaaggggggggggggggggtgaggggGGCTTACACTGTTTGAAGGAAACTGGAGCCAGACAAGAATAGCAAACTTCACGTGATAATAGAAAGGAACACTGCAGAATATCACCAGAGTATAAATGTTCGAAAAGTTTACAAGGACATCAAACTTTACAAGATTAGAAACATCAAGTTAATAAAGGCAATGTAAATTTAAACCCATGCCCGGCGAAACTTTCAACCAAATATTCCTAGTAATGCAATTTCTTTCAGTTAATGCTACATTCCGCACATATACTGTCCCCATGCACTGTCAACTATTCGTAGGGTCCTCTTTCACACATCCTCTCCACTGGAATGTTTTGATTTATTCCACGGTTTATATAAACATAACCAGAAAGGCAGTTAGAAGCTGATCAATAAAGATCAGCAACTCGCCAGGTTATACAGGAAAATTCCCTGGTAGATTAAATGTTGTGTCTTAATGCACCATGTTCGCTTTTCTTAACTTGAACATGGACAAGCTGATTGACCACGACCACCAAGTAGTGAGAATGGTGATGAACAGCAAGGATTACTTCTTTGGTTTCGGAAGTACTCGGCATTGTCTTGGCCGATTTATATAGTTTTTGgtcagaaaaaagaaatgatCTACTAGAGTTCAATAGCTGTAGGCAGCAGTATATTGTGTGCTAGGAATAACATCTCCAGAATGCTACGAGTAGCACTAAATTCCCATACCTTGAAAGAATCTGATCAGCAAAGATTTCCGCAATGCTAAAAGATCCATATGCTGCAAAACATTTTGAACAAGAGCATCTAAAGGTCAAAGCAGTAAGTTTGATATACATCTGTATCTTTTCTATTTCTTAGAGATGTTCATTTAGATGAAAGCTGATTACACAAATAATTAACCAACTGCCTTTGTAACTATAAACCATAAGATCATACAGGTATGTCCTCCAAGGATGCAAGTGGCCAGCCGCTAACCCACAATATTAAATGGCCTTTTGGATGGGATAGTAGGCTggcccacttgcatccctaaaCTCCTCAGCAAAGTAACCATGTTAAGGTGATAGGACTAGTAAATGTGCAGAGTATTAGCTTTGACACTTCAAATAACTTTCTGAGCATGCAGACACCATATAAATAACTTTCGAAAAATGCAACAACCTCCGTcatctatttttcttttactttagCAGTAATATTATAGCAATTGGTCACATAGAGTACCTATCAATATACTTAAAAGGTGCTTCAAAGTTAATAGTgaaaatttcataggattttgttttattacagaCCTGCCCAATACAAGAGCCAccgttctttttctttttgatccTTCTTTTCAATAGCTCTGAAAGTGGAGTACACAGGCAGACCAACCCCAATTGCACAACTGCAAAAGCATGAAGTGAGCATAATAAATTATGGACGAATTTCTTTTCCACAACAGTAATAGTAGTTCATTATTTTGAGGAAAGTATTGACAGACAAAAAATATAGTTTTTAGGTTTGTTGCAGTTGCAGCCATTATACGGATAGGTGACTCTAAATCACCACTGTGTCGCCTAATAGCCAATATGAATATTGCAGTTTAGATTCTGCTTATCTCACATCAATGATGTTTATAGATGTGAGCATAAACTTGCGGTAACGCTTTCCCCATAGGTAAAAATCTACGTCATTGCAATGTGCTAATAGCCTAATATACGTAACCGTTGACAACACAACAATGACAGAAGTGAATAGCTATACAATGAACTAATTGACATACTCTTATGATGGTCCTAAAGAGAATAAACTTTCGATGTATtattacaaaaaaaatcaatcaacaTAATGGACAAGCAACGCAGATAAGAGTAAAAATGCAATGAATACCTGGCTGTACGGATGACAACAGTAGAGCTTAGTGGTGCCAGTAAGAGCCGTAAACCCACCTGTCATAACAAATGCAATTTCAATACAAAGTTTCAATAAATCTCTGTAAGACAAGTATGGGGGTCATGGAACTTCCAGGAATCCATCAGAAAACACATTATGAGATAATATGCGTAATATAAATGTAATCTCTACCTCATACAAACAGATTGATTAGCCGAACTGCcccaaataaaaaagaaagaaatttgaaGTGCCATATTTAGAGGCGTTGCAAAGtgcaaaaaattacaaaatgcCATAAAAAATGGGCTATCAGGAAAACGTTAATGTACTGATAAAAAGGGTATCTATCTGTTTCTGTTGGCAGACTAGATATATAGATTTGATCAAGAGTGATGCTCATTGCAAAACGAAAATAAGTTAACTCAAAGTTAATTTTTCCCTAAAAGCAAGCCCAAATAAATTTGAACGCGCTGAAAAACGATAAGGTTGAGTCGTGTCTGCCAAATTCCCGTGAGATGAATCCTCACGTCAACGGGTGGTTTGGTGGATGAACTAGAAAGCGTTCAGCACAAATCGGAACCCACGAGAAATTACAACTCAATCAGCTCCACCCCCAATACCATCCCAAGGCAATGGGAGCAAAATCGCATGGCTCCGGAACACAAAATCCACCGAACGAAGAAACCCCCATGCTAACCCACAATCTACCGTGCTCTTCCCGTACAATGAAGAAGAAAGCGTAATCCGAGGCGCGCCCTCCCCCAATCCACCCCGATCGTCCCCCCGATCCTCAAACCGAACGCGCCGCCGACAGCAACGTCTCAAGCGATCTAGGGTTTCCGTACGAGCCAGCCAAAGGGATCGTacctcgccggagatggcgGGGGCCAGAAGCGCCATCGGCGAGTTCCGCACGCCGCgcgggggtggaggaggaggagcaagggatcccgccgcggaggcggaggcggaggcgcggctgcGGTTTGCGGCGTGGAGGGCAAGGAATCCGCGGCGAGTTCGCGTCTCCGCGGGTAGGTCTCCCCTGAGTCCAATTGGTGgggggatggtggtggtggtggtggaggaggaggcgccggcgaaAGCGGGGGGAGAAACCAGAAAGCGGTTAGATGGAATCGGGTGCTTTGGGGGCCCTTTTCCGGTTTAGTCCCAATCTTACTCTAGATTTTTAATTTAGAGTCCATGTCTTCTTTCGATTTCagaaatatattaaatttctTCAGATAATTCAGGATTCTAGAAATTTCGATTATCAATGAAAATTCAATCAAGAAAAAGTAACTTTTTcttacttaaaaatatattctacttcctctgtcccaaaatataactatttctagcacagtaccTTGTCCcgaaatgaagctatttttccaccaacctcctcctctcaaccaattacaaatATTCTCCTTCacctaccttttcttttcatccAATTACACAACTTctccaatcattctcacctactttcttaatacccgtgccaacataaaaaatgctatattttgggacgaaggaagtaagtaatttatgtatagaaagaTTATGTAAAAATTGTACCgcttataaaaacaaaaaatgtgtTCGTGCCATAAGGAGAAAAGAACCGGGCCCTAAAGAATGGCAAATTATCAATCGAGTTTTAGATAAgggggcatttaactatttgctatTCTTAAGATGTTATGAAAACAGATTTGCCACTCGCTGTTTGTAACATGTGAGTtctcatgtgtctatgatatATGGGCCCAATGGCAAACCTGTTATCATCGCTTGTAAGAGTAGCAATAGTTATTTATTCCTTAGATAAGTGGCACATCCTAATTAAAGTGCTCGTTTGAAGGGTGGTAATAGGGCATAAAGAGTTATATTAGATTATCCCACATTCCTACTTATCAAACCGTAgcggcccgtttggttggattgagtttttaggagggattgggagtttagagggataaagctattaactgttttgtttggttgtgagacatgggaattttggtgggatggggatgagaaattgaggaaggaactacCTCATTTTCAATACACGGGTAGTggtggtaattgggagggaattcctcctttactctCCCTAgaaaggaactccctccttttcaatacctggtaggggtggtaattgggagggaattcctcctttactctCCCTAgaaaggaactccctccttttcaatacctggtaGGGGTGGTAATtaggagggaattcctcctttactctGCTTAAACAAATCTCAAccatccgttttcattaatgacctaatctccaactaaactctatatcaatttccaccacctctaccaaacaacatattgggattaaaaaccaaattcccatcttaatctcaccatcaattaccttgtgtaaactcccaatccccttctctGAAGTTGCCAAACCAAGCCGCAGATGAGCCCTCCATTTTCTTCTCAGTTTAACAGCAAATTGATATGGCGATTGATACAGTGAACTCAATCTCAGTGAGTCGTGAAACAGACAAACAGTTTAATGGTGGAGAAAAGAGTCTCGAGTCTGCTGAAGACAAACTTCATCTTTGCTTGAGACGGTCAGCTTGCAATTTGGCTGTCACAGGCAAATGCAGCTTTTAGTAAGCGTGATTCCAgccttcaaatttgaaacgaACGGGTAAACATGATTTTCACCAGTAGTTTTTGGGAACAGGTTCAAAGCAGAGGGAATGCAGATCTACACATTTCGAGAAACAGAACGACAGAAAACTAAAATACAGGAAGAATTCAACATATCCGAGATATCTAATCTTATTGCTGTTCAAATTTTGTTGCAACAGCAAAAGGTGATGTTTATAGCAATTACAGGAGGCttagaaaatataaataaattaaatacagTCTATATAACTGTAAGCAGCTATGACAAAATAAACTACTACCCTACTTGCTCTTCTTCCCTTCAGTCTTCTGATACTGATATGGTGGGCAGTTGGCTACCTGAACAGATTCAGATCAGAATGGATAAATGCCGTGTGAGATATGAAAGGGACATTCGGGTACATCCCAGCAAGAGCGCATCGCATGCACTCGAGCACTGTGAAGATCTGTATGAAAGCAATAGCCATCCAGAAATACTGCATAGGCTTCCCCTGATACACGATGCTGGGCATCCAGGTGCACATTGTTGCCACTGCTTGGGAGCCAGTGTCCAGGAGGATAGCCAAGATGACATGGAACCTTAAAAAGTGCGGCGACCACTTCCGTCTCACGACAAAGAAGTACACTGTCATAAAAATCACCAGCAAAAGCCATCCTGGAAACAGTGTCATCGTATCGATGAAGGTGTACACCAACGAAAACCCCTGCAAGTATGTGTGTAGCTGGTAGATGACATCGGCATATGACCACATGTTGTGGAGTGGAAGCAAGTAGGGCACACATGCTAGAGTCCTCCACCACCATCTGGGTTTCGAAGTCAACTCAGGGTAGCTGAATGACGCTAAAGAGGATGCTCGACAGCCAACTTCAAGTCTTCGATGCTGACTGTGTCGTGCTGCCAGTGATGGAATGCCCTTGATAGAATCATCCCTTCCGAACGATGCAAGCATGTCATTCTGAACAAAACCAGTGCCAACTGCAAGATATATCAGATATTTGTCATCAATTCATTTTAGGAGTCATGCGTCAGAATTCAAAGCTCTGAATTACAAACTTACTGAGAATCAAAGACAAGTACAACCTACACAAAAACTGTCTCACTGCCGATATATGTTCTGGCTAACATCTAACTAGATAGCAGCAGCAATACAAGCTTTCTTCAATGTATCATGAGTTCACGATGATATTTATTTGACCCAATTTTTTTTCGATAAGCTGTAGACCCATTACAACTACCACCTTTATTAAAACCTAATAAAATCAACATTTTACACAATGTGGTGCGTATTTACTTCATATATTGGCTTGCACTTGTACTGTCTACAATATACAGTTCATATTGGTCCTTAAAATGTGACCAGTGAATCCGAAAACCAGAAGTTCCAGAAGGGTATACAAGTGCACAATATCAGACTATCAACTGGAAAATAGCAACGcaatatattaaatataatcaAATATAATTGACCCCAATCCACAAGATGTTGTCAGAAATCACAAATAGGATAATATGGCATGAATATGCCAACATGGCAACAACTACAAAAGAAATGGTAGTTCAGTGCTACCAGCCCTCTGGACAAACGCATTGTGTTTACTCGTAAGTGCTGAAGAGAAAGGAAAGAATGAGGGCAAAGAGTGAGCATGTCATCAAAATTCCCTAGTGCTTCATATTTTAAAAGAAGTTAGCAAAAACtatgtgccttatattatgaaattgAAAAGGTAAACTACTACTTATAATCAGTCATAAGTCATCATAAGTACTATGTGCTGCGTGTACACTTCGAGCAGCAGAAAAGAACTGCTTACGGTGTTAGAATTTGACAGAAGCCCCCCAGAACATAAACAAAGGTTACAGCCACTCACTTAATGTACAAACAGAATTACAAAATTTGTGAAGCTCATGATAATATGGTTGTTATAATTCATCGCAACATGCAAGTGAGAGAAATTAAGGAAAGCATTATGGGTAATAAAGGGCATATAAATGATACATCACAACAAATTTAAATGAGAGAAGCAACTTCGTCTAATCCATACCTCGCAAAGCTCCCATGGAAAAACTCTTCCTTTCGGCATGAAGTCGCGCACGTTTTACACTCCATGATCCCGCCGGAGTACCCAGGCACGATGTTCTCGCGAAAGAGACATTATGCTTAGCCGCAGGAAAGGCAAGCAGCTGAGCGTGTCCAGCAGATAAGCCTTGACAGAGAACCATTCTGCATAAATACAGCCCTTGCCGAATCACCGAATTACCTGGACAGACATGTGAGCGAATCGGATCACTGGATCGAAGAGAGCGAAACATTTGGGTTAGATTTGCGCCCagagaataaaaaaacaagaacaacaTCAAAACAATCCAATCAAGTTGGAATCCATCACCCAACCACTAAAACCAATCCAAGTCCGGATGGATCCCCACACTAAGCCTGATCAGTATCGAGGAGGATTGCGAGAGAAGGATACCTTCACACCGAGCCGAGGTGGCGTTTCGGCGAGAGGAGACCCGACCCGCCCACCCGCGTGTTCGCCGGAGAGAGGAATCGATGGGCGCTTCCGCCGAGACGGGGAGGCAAAGAGGCGATTGCAGATAGGGTTCTCTTTTCCCCGATTTGCAGATCAGCCCCTACAGTTGCGGGAATTCGCATAGAGaggatattcttttttttttctctcgtgtAACCTGTCAAAAGCAAACCAAGGGTCCAATTCTAGAATCGCAAAACCTGTAGCTTTAACATGCTTCAACCAAAATCTGATAGTAGAACATGCTCCATCTACAGAATAACACGGTAAAACACGAGGCTAAAAAAACAGCAAAATGGAAAACGCAGTAATTAGGGACATGATTTCTCTAATCTCTTATTCACTGACATTCTCTTATCCCTAAGCCTCTTGGCTAACTCAGCTTGCCTACTTTGAGGCTAGGCATACACACCAGATAAAGGAAAAAACAATGAGATTAGTCTGTTTCAGAGAGTTTTAGATTCTAAGAAACAACTAGTGAAAATTTAGCCGGtgagaatatgttttttttaagtctctgcttctaatttatttctttGATTCGACAATTACAACTTCTTAAAATCTGGATTAAAAAACTGAATTATTTAAGAGAATTTTGAATTCAAGGAGAAGCTACATCTGCCCAAAAACTCTCACAAACATGCCATTAACATCATGAAAAATCTACTCCAAAATCCTCTATACAATTTCCATTTGATATCagaaatctattaacttattaaaagaatagaaaaaggagcctccacgttcactctcacgacgtagaaattctcatattaatcgaagaaaaagaaaaacagagtccatatagaaatacaatttagaaatagttcaaattcgaaattaaaaaaaataagaatattggaagaggagactagagtccatatagaaatacaaattataaataaccaaaattcagaattaaaaaaataatattgtaagaagagtatagagtccatatagaaatacaattaagaaataataaaaattcggaattaaaaataaggaatattagaagtagattatagagtccatatagaaatacaattaagaaataacagaaattcagaattaaaaataaaaatattagaagtagagtatagagtccatataagaatttaaaactaactaaaattcggaagaaacataataaaa is a genomic window of Oryza glaberrima chromosome 7, OglaRS2, whole genome shotgun sequence containing:
- the LOC127779123 gene encoding zinc finger CCCH domain-containing protein 50, producing MGELADLVVVPSQPPLAGGRRDRLAALLELAAADDVDGLRGALAEGGEEAAELADGVGLWYGRSKAYEARTPLMVAATYGSAGVVSLLVGLGGCVDVNRRPGADGATALHCAASGGSRNAVAVVKLLLAAGADPATPDSAGRFPADVILAPPASPDALGDLEVLLGRRRALAVATSVASGSSSPPLSSSPDEGNRSPSSRSSSLSPITVDRGKKEYPVDPTLPDIKSSVYASDEFRMFAFKVRPCSRAYSHDWTECPFVHPGENARRRDPRKHPYTAVPCPNFRRPGGCPSGDSCEFSHGVFESWLHPSQYRTRLCKEGAACARRICFFAHDEDELRHVPHNSGAGLLSPRASSSIDMTAAAALGLLPGSPTRHFAPPPVSPSAGSNGGAAAAHWLQGSRLRSSFNARDAAVDDLGMLLEWESQYLGALCLPPSSRPQPRLSAGLSIRPTIAPSNLEDMYASDMAMSPRFPNDQGHSVYSPAHKSALLNKLHQQKGLLSPVNTNRMYSPRALDPSSLAHSPFGGMSPRSPRTVEPTSPLSARVGAPATQREMFEQFTSLNKHQLPSVGSPRNSTAWGTVGSPMGKVDWGVDSEELVRLRRPAQPGFGEDETDVSWVQSLVSNAELNGKRGEVQGMPGTSALMNRPDLNNQGDLLDQTVIGAWLEQMHLDQK
- the LOC127779124 gene encoding HVA22-like protein k → MALLAPAISGEVGLRLLLAPLSSTVVIRTASCAIGVGLPVYSTFRAIEKKDQKEKERWLLYWAAYGSFSIAEIFADQILSSVPFYYHVKFAILVWLQFPSNSGAKHVYRRYMRPFFLKHQAKIDRILNILSKELNKFVSSHEDEIHFIEHMAARGASTANYIINGPEQSEAVRAAIEGPNSTTTEEAGTPRNET
- the LOC127778567 gene encoding protein TIC 20-I, chloroplastic-like — translated: MVLCQGLSAGHAQLLAFPAAKHNVSFARTSCLGTPAGSWSVKRARLHAERKSFSMGALRVGTGFVQNDMLASFGRDDSIKGIPSLAARHSQHRRLEVGCRASSLASFSYPELTSKPRWWWRTLACVPYLLPLHNMWSYADVIYQLHTYLQGFSLVYTFIDTMTLFPGWLLLVIFMTVYFFVVRRKWSPHFLRFHVILAILLDTGSQAVATMCTWMPSIVYQGKPMQYFWMAIAFIQIFTVLECMRCALAGMYPNVPFISHTAFIHSDLNLFR